Proteins encoded within one genomic window of Trichomycterus rosablanca isolate fTriRos1 chromosome 7, fTriRos1.hap1, whole genome shotgun sequence:
- the LOC134317942 gene encoding izumo sperm-egg fusion protein 1 isoform X2: MNPGPFFLGWCFLMSFIPTARLCLQCDSVIRNMHEDFISSRTKITVQQQMDLKNIVDHAYVTYQDTSRELSGVIDPTTLYRAQTEYQSEFRRHWQKPNTDSIQSHMTKIVEKGKRILKKHLNIFVEEGLCPNKCGLLFQSVMDCSTCKYTLHTCQSETPPKDCGGQRLEAGETEQVVLDCYLPWHSLVVGKAKYYYFWKQGARNFTVEDRFDVLVVTQDSKIVLNQLSVSEQGVYRCFLLDRHGITLSHMHFILTVLISDRSDCTETLSSSPSLFSPY; this comes from the exons ATGAATCCTGGACCATTTTTTCTTGGCTGGTGTTTCCTTATGAGTTTTATTCCCACTGCGAGGTTGTGTCTACAGTGCGACAGTGTTATTCGCAATATGCATGAAGACTTCATCTCCTCAAGGACGAAAATTACTGTCCAGCAGCAGATGGATTTGAAGAATATCGTTGATCATGCATATGTCACTTACCAGGACACCAGCAGAGAGCTCTCTGGAGTCATTG ATCCCACCACTCTGTACCGAGCACAAACCGAATACCAGAGTGAATTCAGAAGACACTGGCAGAAACCCAACACTG ACTCTATACAGTCGCACATGACCAAGATTGTGGAGAAAGGAAAGAGAATTCTGAAAAAACATCTGAACATTTTTGTTGAAGAAG GGCTGTGTCCCAATAAATGtg gTTTGCTGTTTCAGAGTGTGATGGATTGCTCTACCTGCAAGTACACGTTGCATACATGCCAGTCAGAAACACCACCGAAAGACTGCGGAG GGCAGCGTTTGGAAGCGGGTGAGACTGAGCAGGTGGTGTTGGATTGTTATCTACCCTGGCACAGTTTGGTAGTTGGAAAGGCCAAGTATTACTACTTCTGGAAACAGGGAGCAAGAAAT TTTACAGTGGAGGATCGGTTTGATGTCCTGGTGGTGACTCAGGATTCCAAAATCGTGTTGAACCAGCTGAGTGTGAGTGAACAGGGAGTGTATCGCTGCTTCCTGCTGGATAGACACGGCATTACACTTTCACACATGCACTTCATCCTCACAG TGTTGATTTCAGACCGGTCCGATTGCACAGAGACACTCTCATCATCACCCTCGCTGTTCTCACCGTACTGA
- the LOC134317942 gene encoding izumo sperm-egg fusion protein 1 isoform X1 yields MNPGPFFLGWCFLMSFIPTARLCLQCDSVIRNMHEDFISSRTKITVQQQMDLKNIVDHAYVTYQDTSRELSGVIDPTTLYRAQTEYQSEFRRHWQKPNTDSIQSHMTKIVEKGKRILKKHLNIFVEEGLCPNKCGLLFQSVMDCSTCKYTLHTCQSETPPKDCGGQRLEAGETEQVVLDCYLPWHSLVVGKAKYYYFWKQGARNFTVEDRFDVLVVTQDSKIVLNQLSVSEQGVYRCFLLDRHGITLSHMHFILTVIPLPSSSPSSIPTLPSLPSVDFRPVRLHRDTLIITLAVLTVLSLSASLAIILHSGIRVRRETKTREQHDDQRENSQEETSSEDKIHS; encoded by the exons ATGAATCCTGGACCATTTTTTCTTGGCTGGTGTTTCCTTATGAGTTTTATTCCCACTGCGAGGTTGTGTCTACAGTGCGACAGTGTTATTCGCAATATGCATGAAGACTTCATCTCCTCAAGGACGAAAATTACTGTCCAGCAGCAGATGGATTTGAAGAATATCGTTGATCATGCATATGTCACTTACCAGGACACCAGCAGAGAGCTCTCTGGAGTCATTG ATCCCACCACTCTGTACCGAGCACAAACCGAATACCAGAGTGAATTCAGAAGACACTGGCAGAAACCCAACACTG ACTCTATACAGTCGCACATGACCAAGATTGTGGAGAAAGGAAAGAGAATTCTGAAAAAACATCTGAACATTTTTGTTGAAGAAG GGCTGTGTCCCAATAAATGtg gTTTGCTGTTTCAGAGTGTGATGGATTGCTCTACCTGCAAGTACACGTTGCATACATGCCAGTCAGAAACACCACCGAAAGACTGCGGAG GGCAGCGTTTGGAAGCGGGTGAGACTGAGCAGGTGGTGTTGGATTGTTATCTACCCTGGCACAGTTTGGTAGTTGGAAAGGCCAAGTATTACTACTTCTGGAAACAGGGAGCAAGAAAT TTTACAGTGGAGGATCGGTTTGATGTCCTGGTGGTGACTCAGGATTCCAAAATCGTGTTGAACCAGCTGAGTGTGAGTGAACAGGGAGTGTATCGCTGCTTCCTGCTGGATAGACACGGCATTACACTTTCACACATGCACTTCATCCTCACAG TCATTCCATTACCCAGTAGCAGCCCAAGCTCAATCCCAACACTCCCCTCCCTCCCCAGTGTTGATTTCAGACCGGTCCGATTGCACAGAGACACTCTCATCATCACCCTCGCTGTTCTCACCGTACTGAGCCTCTCCGCCAGTCTCGCCATCATCCTGCACTCCGG AATAAGGGTGAGGCGAGAGACGAAGACCAGAGAGCAACATGATGACCAGAGAGAGAACAGCCAGGAGGAGACATCATCAGAAGACAAAATACACAGTTGA